A region of the Methylobacterium nodulans ORS 2060 genome:
TTGGGCTCGGCCGTCCGCCTTTGGTTGAGCTTGGGGTATGAAGCGCCCCGGGTTTCGCGGAGGCTCCAACTCTTGAATGTGCGCCGCGGACGTCCGGGGGCGGGACAGAAACCGCACGGCCACCACCGGCTAGACCGGTCCGCGGCTTCCACGCGCAGCGTCGCGAAATGCTTGCACGGCAGAATGCGCCCGAGGCGCAGCGGCGCATGGCAGTGCGGACGGCGATCCTGCTGGCGAGGCCAACGTAGGCAGGCATCACTCGGCTTCGAGCGCTACACACTATCTGCAAAGCTTAGTGGGCCAATGGAGGCGCCCTGAAACGATTACAATGGCATTCCGGTCGGCAGGGTGGACTAATGTACAAGAAACGGCAGCGCTATTTTTCTTTAAACAGTTGGATTAAACCATTGCCTCAAACGATGGAGTGCATCAAAGTAGCAACAATTTGCAGCCGGAGGTGCGCATGCCGAACCGCGGGTACACCGTGCGGAGGGGGCGCTATGGCTGGTGCGTCTATGCCGTGCACACGGGCAAGCCGGTCCGCGTGAATGGGCGGGTACAGACGGGGCTGTCGCGCGAGACCGCCATAGCACTTCTCGCGTCGCTGAGGGCCCTCGCCTTCATCGAGGCTGAGTTCGGCGAGCAGCCGATCATCAAAGGGCGCTCGCTCGATTAGAGCGCAGCATCCAGGCGGGCCAGCTCGCGCTGCACCTGCGTCGTCGGTCCGGGCTTCAACGATGCGCCTGATCGCGGCAGCGCCGAACGGCGTTCCCTCAATCGATCTGACGAGACCAGATCCTCGCTGACGGGCAAGCGCGGTTGAGCGCTCGCGGCGACGTTCAACCTGGGTGAGAGACGGCCGGCGCGGCCGACGCGACACGGAGCGCGTGGCGTTGCCTGTCTCTCCTCTCAGAGCCAGTGATCCCACCACAGCGTCACCAGCGGGTCGGGTGAGGGACCTGGGCGCTCGGCCCGCTGCCTCCCCGGACAAATCCGCCGCCGGGACATCCTGGCGCATTACGCTCGGATCGCCGAGCGGAACCGTTGGGGTATGGGATCGGCCGGCCCGCTGCCGGCGCACTACAAGGCCGGCGGGCGGGACGGGCCATGGCCGGATGAGAAGTCCTGACGAGAAAAGCCCCGCCTCGGCCGAGCCGGGCGGGCTTGCTGGCGCTGGGCACGGGACGCATCAGGGTCAAAGCCCAGTCAGCTTGGCTATGGAAGGGCCGCAAGGGGTGGGGAGCAGCCTTCTGCGCCTTCGCCTGTAATGACCGGGGCTGACCCGTTGCAGACACTCGACAGCCTCAAGTTGAAGTTGCCTTTGCGGTGGCAAGCGGACTTATTGAGCAATACGACGCGCACAATTGCTGCTAAGGCTACGCCTACGACATGCCGCGGCCGAGGAACTGGCACTGTCGGCTGCTACGTGTGACCGGCTGACGCTCAGGGAGGACCCGAGCTACGTCGGCAGTGGCGTCGGCGCGGTGGCGCTCGCCTTGGTCGCCACCCAATACGCGCCGACCAATACCGAGGGGGCTGACATGACGTTGCTCACCTGTTCTCGCGCGCTCGCCGCCGCAGCCTGGCTTGGACTTGCGATAACGGCCGCCCCGGTCCGGTCGGCGGAGCCTCTTGCCACAAAGCCAGCCGCGGTGCCCGGCGAACCCGCCAACGTGGGCGACGCGAAGCGGGCGGCGAGAGCCTATTACGAGACCGGCCGTTACATGCGCGACCTGGCGGACGTGACGGCGCGTGCGGGTGCGTGGCTGACCGAGCGGGCCCGGCAAGTCGAGCGCCCGGCGCTCGTGCTCGACGTGGACGACACCGCCCTCTCCAACTGGGAGGTGATCCAGGCCGACGATTTCGGCCGGGTGTTCGGCGGCCCGTGCGAGGCGTTGCCTGAAGGCCCGTGTGGTTGGGTCAACTGGGACCTTCTGGGGCGCAGCCCCGTCCTGCCGGCGACCCTGGCACTCTATACCCTCGCCCGGGCACAGGGCGTGGCGGTGTTCTTCATCACGGGCCGGGACGAGCCGCAGCGGGCCGCGACCGAGCGCAACCTCAAGGAGGCCGGCTACACCGAATACGTGCGACTCGACATGCCGGCCTTCGGTGCCCGCTACACCTCGGCCGCTGACTTCAAGGCTCCCCGACGCGCTGCCATCGAGGCCGAAGGGTATCGGATCATCGCGAATGTCGGCGACCAGCCGTCGGACCTCGCGGGTGGCTATGCGGAGCGCATCTTCCTGCTGCCGAACCCGTTCTACCGCATTCCCTGACGCTGTCCGCGCGCCGTTGCGTCCACGACCCGGCCGAGAACCCACCGGGCGACTGCCGGGGCCATCACCCGCGGCCCTGATTGGCGAGTGAGGCAGTGTGCTGCGCTGGACACGTCCCGGTGGGCCGCGGCCGCCACGATCCGACACGGCTCCTCGGCTCACACGTGCTGGGCAAGCCGCCTCTCCTCGTCGCCATGCGTGCCGTGCGGAGTTCCCGCGGGCCGCCTTCCTGCGCACCCTTGGGGCGTGTCCTCGGCGCCCCAACCGGTGCCCTGGGTTCGCCGCGATGTGCGCCAAGGAGCGCTCGGATGGCCGACCGCCTGACGCCCCGTGCGCAGCCTGTTTTACCGATCAGCGTGATTTGACCTCGGGCCTGCGAAGGATCACGATCGGGACCTTGCGCACCGATGGGCTGCACGATGAGCGCCGAGTGGCAATATCAGCTGCGAATCTATCTGCCCGATGACCTTGTCGAGGTCGCCCGAGCGAATCCGGATGGTTCAGCGCTCGCGCCGCTTGGCGATGTCCTGGCGAAACATCGTGCGTCGCTGAAGTGCCAGTTTGATGCGTTTGCAGACTACGTCGCGGAAGCGGAACGACACGGCGTGACCGGGTTTCCGCTGTATGCCTGGACCAAGGCGACGATCGAGGATCCGATCAAGCGAGCCAAGCACCTCAAAGCCTTTGCCCTTCGTGTGAACGGCGAGGAGATCTACGGCAAAGCGGAAGCAGACGCGCTTGAGGCGGATTTGCAGCCCCTCATCGGCGCTGGCGTGATCGAGCGCATGTCAAAGCACGACACGAACCCGGCCAATAACCCACAGCCTCCAGAGCAGTATCGGCAGCGGCCCGCCCCGTAGCGACTGACTGGCTGCGAACGCTGGATCGACGTCCACCTCCACCTCAGGATTGTCTGCGCGCTCAGTGCATCAATCAAACCAGATCATTGTGCGCGGATTCGAGTGATCGTCGCAATGCCTTGGCGGAGAGGGTTGCGATGAGGACTGGGAGACGGCGCTCGGATCGGGCACGACGAGCCGTGTTGCAGCGATCGAAGGTCGGCTCCTGGCGCGGAGCGGGCGAAAAGCCGCTCCGCTCTGGATACAGTTGATGCTCGGGGTCTCTAATTTTGCTACATTTTCTGAGACGAACCAGCATATCCTTCGTCGGAAAACGCTCTAATCGACCAGCGCGCCGTAGAGCAGGTTCTTGAATAGGAAGCGCGTCTTCTGGCGGGTGCTGGGTCCGGCCGACAGGAAGACCCCCACGATCTTCTCCTTGCGATCGACCGTAAAGCTCGTGCCGCCCGCCCCTGCCCACATCGCGTCGCCCTTCGAGCCCGGGATCCACGCACCGCCCTCGTCAAGGCGCACGCCCCAGCCGAGGCCGAAGCCGTAGCCCGGACCTGTGGTCGGGAATGGCGAGCCTTCCAGACCCTGGAGGTGGTTCGACAGCATGAACTCGACCGACTCCCGCGACAGGATGCGCACGCCGTCGAGTTCGCCGCCATTCGCGACCATCTGGGCAAAGCGAAAGTAGTCTCTCGCCGTCACGAGCGCCCCTGCCCCGCCATGGACGTAGCGCTTGCCGGGGTCCTGCTCGCTGCGGGCAAGCTTCCACAGG
Encoded here:
- a CDS encoding HAD family acid phosphatase; this encodes MPGEPANVGDAKRAARAYYETGRYMRDLADVTARAGAWLTERARQVERPALVLDVDDTALSNWEVIQADDFGRVFGGPCEALPEGPCGWVNWDLLGRSPVLPATLALYTLARAQGVAVFFITGRDEPQRAATERNLKEAGYTEYVRLDMPAFGARYTSAADFKAPRRAAIEAEGYRIIANVGDQPSDLAGGYAERIFLLPNPFYRIP